One segment of Carya illinoinensis cultivar Pawnee chromosome 1, C.illinoinensisPawnee_v1, whole genome shotgun sequence DNA contains the following:
- the LOC122318655 gene encoding FCS-Like Zinc finger 15-like translates to MAGLSVVLEAQKGGVSRKTPAQVINKTTMLLTKNSSPSLPPPFTPPPSSRRNLHYLLPGPTFLDRCFLCNQKLLSGKDIYMYKGDRAFCSVECRCRQIFMDEEESLRKNHCSLAAMKPSSSSFSSSPSPSSSSSSSTAHHHRKGTRNGAGGFAY, encoded by the exons ATGGCGGGTTTGAGTGTTGTACTGGAAGCCCAAAAGGGTGGTGTTAGCAGGAAGACCCCCGCGCAGGTTATCAACAAGACTACCATGTTGCTTACAAAAAACTCCTCTCCTTCTCTGCCTCCTCCCTTTACTCCTCCTCCTTCCTCCCGTAGAAACCTCCATTATCTTCTTCCGGGACCCACTTTCCTTGACCGGTGCTTCCTATGTAACCAAAAGCTCTTGTCCGGAAAAGACATCTACATGTACAA AGGAGACAGGGCATTTTGTAGTGTGGAGTGCAGGTGCAGGCAGATTTTTATGGACGAGGAAGAGAGTCTTCGCAAAAACCACTGTTCATTGGCTGCCATGAAACCCAGTTCTtcgtctttttcttcttctccatctccatcttcaTCGTCTTCCTCCTCGACGGCTCATCATCACCGCAAAGGGACAAGAAACGGAGCGGGAGGGTTTGCGTACTGA
- the LOC122318661 gene encoding dynein light chain 2, cytoplasmic-like, which yields MNEDAKRSIPSGLTVKPSISDDRKPSLAATPPSGKRVIIKSADMLPDMQKEAVDTAIAAFENHGVEKDVAEHIKKEFDKRHGSTWHCIVGRNFGSYVTHETNHFVYFYLDQKAVLLFKSG from the exons ATGAACGAGGACGCGAAGAGGAGCATCCCTTCTGGCCTGACGGTGAAACCTTCGATCTCAGACGACCGTAAGCCCTCGTTGGCGGCGACTCCTCCTTCCGGAAAGCGCGTCATTATCAAGAGCGCCGACATGCTCCCCGACATGCAAAAGGAGGCCGTAGACACTGCCATCGCC GCATTTGAGAACCACGGTGTTGAGAAGGACGTTGCAGAGCACATAAAGAAGGAGTTCGACAAGCGACACGGCTCCACCTGGCACTGCATCGTTGGTCGTAACTTTG GTTCATATGTGACTCATGAAACAAACCACTTCGTTTATTTCTATTTGGATCAGAAGGCTGTGTTGCTATTCAAATCTGGCTAA